The following proteins are co-located in the Thermodesulfobacteriota bacterium genome:
- a CDS encoding DUF4160 domain-containing protein: MPTVLRDGPYRFFFYAGDRNDPLHVHVERDENVAKYWLDPVRLHSSGGFARMELVRIERIIKTHQDELKRAWYGYHGDSN; encoded by the coding sequence ATGCCGACAGTCCTGCGTGACGGGCCGTATCGGTTCTTCTTCTATGCGGGAGACCGGAACGATCCCTTGCACGTTCACGTGGAACGTGACGAGAATGTCGCCAAGTATTGGCTGGATCCGGTTCGGCTCCATAGCAGCGGTGGATTTGCCCGAATGGAGCTCGTGCGAATCGAGAGGATCATCAAGACCCACCAGGATGAGCTGAAGAGGGCTTGGTATGGCTATCACGGCGATTCAAATTGA
- a CDS encoding DUF2442 domain-containing protein — translation MAITAIQIEIPYAVRVQINDDTLSVDLSDGRTISVPLGWYPRLVEATPGERERWRLIGGGEGIHWEDLDEDISIEGLLAGRASGESQQSLRKWLEARAGRQHNSPS, via the coding sequence ATGGCTATCACGGCGATTCAAATTGAGATCCCTTACGCTGTCCGCGTTCAGATCAATGACGACACCCTTTCTGTGGACCTGAGCGATGGCCGGACGATTTCGGTGCCCCTGGGCTGGTATCCTCGGCTCGTCGAGGCCACACCTGGAGAGCGAGAACGTTGGCGGCTCATCGGTGGGGGCGAAGGTATTCATTGGGAAGACCTGGACGAAGATATCAGCATTGAAGGCTTGCTGGCTGGCAGGGCGTCGGGCGAAAGCCAGCAATCCCTCAGGAAGTGGCTCGAAGCTCGGGCAGGACGGCAACACAACAGCCCCAGTTGA